One segment of Anastrepha obliqua isolate idAnaObli1 chromosome 3, idAnaObli1_1.0, whole genome shotgun sequence DNA contains the following:
- the LOC129240136 gene encoding uncharacterized protein LOC129240136, with protein MHYTKIGCLQILQILAFLLLVNANERSQPRQVKKRGVVENVGQSLKFAGQMFGINTAADVANLVAMAFATKKPDFMSMLKQQQQTNDNDSETDASQQDTESQEQQTSSGKNEQHHKQQQEKDESDEQPKQPPNNLDFSTSRFVRGVLRMIGFDATKLGALAINALIMIAQAIGNAFTPATRTNDGYSPPSTPYDNADEGVPEAMRNSEQEAHQPRALREGTPIDWYLENPNAEMRRMLDNALNSQLTDRIAEMIERVEEQEGGQAGCIKLLMCKSSPIIWGMQRSVSERVTGNVVNTTDESATTREKAKPKKPFSTEVLFAHFPTIEEFREHGAICDERFGKQCNIDKDDDDDDDSDTKQANESKKQ; from the exons ATGCATTATACAAAAATTGGATGCTTGCAAATTTTGCAAATCCTTGCGTTTTTGCTCCTTGTCAATGCAAATGAGCGAAGCCAACCGAGACAGGTTAAAAAACGCGGTGTTGTGGAAAATGTTGGCCAAAGTTTAAAGTTTGCGGGTCAAATGTTtg GTATCAACACAGCTGCTGACGTGGCAAATCTAGTAGCGATGGCATTTGCCACGAAGAAGCCCGACTTTATGTCAATgctcaaacaacaacaacaaacaaacgaTAATGACAGTGAGACAGATGCATCGCAACAGGACACTGAGTCGCAGGAGCAGCAGACGTCGAGTGGGAAAAACGAACAACACCACAAACAGCAGCAAGAAAAAGACGAAAGTGACGAGCAGCCAAAGCAGCCGCCCAATAATTTAGATTTCAGCACCAGTCGGTTCGTAAGAGGAGTTTTGCGCATGATTGGTTTCGATGCCACTAAATTGGGTGCACTGGCCATAAATGCGTTAATTATGATTGCGCAGGCG ATTGGCAATGCTTTTACGCCCGCAACACGTACCAATGATGGCTACTCGCCCCCTTCAACGCCCTATGACAACGCGGACGAAGGCGTACCAGAAGCAATGCGCAATAGTGAGCAGGAGGCCCATCAGCCACGCGCTTTACGTGAAGGTACACCAATCGATTGGTATTTGGAGAATCCGAATGCGGAGATGCGTCGTATGTTGGACAATGCATTGAATTCGCAGCTCACAGACCGCATTGCGGAAATGATTGAACGTGTAGAGGAGCAAGAAGGCGGACAGGCTGGTTGTATTAAGTTGCTGATGTGTAAGAGTTCGCCCATTATTTGGGGCATGCAAAGGTCGGTGAGTGAGCGTGTAACGGGAAATGTGGTAAACACAACGGATGAAAGTGCGACGACAAGAGAGAAGGCGAAaccaaaaaaaccattttctaCAGAAGTTCTATTTGCGCATTTTCCCACCATTGAGGAGTTTCGCGAACATGGCGCTATTTGTGACGAACGGTTTGGCAAGCAATGCAACATAGataaggatgatgatgatgatgatgacagcGATACGAAACAGGCAAATGAGTCGAAGAAGCAATAG